The proteins below come from a single Lineus longissimus chromosome 5, tnLinLong1.2, whole genome shotgun sequence genomic window:
- the LOC135487952 gene encoding ras-related protein Rab-10-like — MDRYMSTVGIDYKTKIIEVDGKMVRLEIWDTAGQERYRTLTASYYRGAMGILLLYDITCLASFNSLSNWYENIKDNAAEDVVVMLGGSKADQETQREVEQDRAVKFAEYHGMEHSNLCAKTNLNIDTAFKCIAEQMLRKKTASVVVENKPNIRVPPSKPAEKLWCSC, encoded by the exons ATGGACCGATATATGTCGACTGTCG gtattgattacaaaacaaaaataattgaaGTTGATGGGAAGATGGTTAGGCTGGAGATCTG gGATACAGCTGGCCAGGAGCGGTACCGGACCCTGACAGCATCCTACTACCGAGGAGCGATGGGGATATTACTGCTCTACGATATAACGTGCCTGGCATCCTTCAACAGCTTGTCTAATTGGTATGAGAATATCAAAGAT AATGCAGCAGAGGATGTGGTGGTCATGCTTGGCGGCTCAAAGGCAGATCAGGAAACTCAGCGAGAGGTCGAACAAGATAGAGCAGTAAAG TTTGCTGAATATCATGGTATGGAGCATTCCAACCTGTGTGCGAAAACCAATCTGAACATAGACACTGCTTTCAAATGCATTGCCGAGCAGATGTTAAGGAAGAAGACA GCGTCAGTTGTCGTTGAAAACAAACCAAACATCAGAGTGCCACCCTCAAAACCAGCTGAAAAACTATGGTGTTCCTGTTGA